One Pseudomonadota bacterium genomic window, ACTGCGGGCAAAAAGTTCCGTCGGTTCAAGAAAGGCCAGGCGCAACTCGGCAAATCCGTACCCCTCCAACAGATTCCGAAACTTATTCTCCACGGCCCGCCAGCCAAAGCTGTCCGGCGGCAGGACTTCATTAAAGCCTTTGACTGTTTTAATGTGTAATTTTTTCATAGCTGCACCATAACTTATTATCGCCCCCCTTGACAACCGGAAATTAAGCCACGGGGAAATTTATCTGTAATCAGCGCCGAGGTCTCCGCCTCAAGAAATAAAAAACCTTGCTCTCCGGTCGACCAGAAGCGGGCTTCGGACCAGGGCCGAGGTAGGTTTGTTTTACCGCCCGGCCGAGGTTTTCCACCTTGCAAACACCAGCCCCCGGCCCGAACTGAAACCCGAGTCAGACTTTTCGGCAAAACTTCGATGGGATCGACGAGCAAGGCCAGAAGATCTACCTCTTCGGGCAGACAGGCCGGGTCCAGCTGCCCTCCGCCCCAGACCAGAGCTCGAAAATCACCATACCGGAAAAGTAGTGAAGGAGCCATCGCCAGCAACGCCGCCCTCCCCGAGTGCGGCAAGATAAGATCATTGGCTGGAGGGCCCAGCACTTCGATATCAACTCCAGCTAAATAAAAAGGATAAGCAAAAGAAGAGAGCTTGCGCCAGCGTACGCCGAAGTCTTCCCTGGTCCTTCGATTGAATTCCTGAAAGGGTGGATATCCGGTCCAGATACCATGATACCAGATTTCACGCACCTTGAATTGTTCAACCAAAAAAAGCAGGCCCCCAACCATTCCCTTCTGCGGTTCGGTCAGGACCAGGGTACTGATCCGCTTGATTTTCCGCCGCCAGCAATAAGGGGCTATCACCTGTTCCCCCAGAGAAAACGATGACTGTGGCCAGGAGCCCCCATTAAACAGCAAAGCCTCCCCCCCCGGCAATTCAAAAAGCAGGGTTTGGGGATGTCCGCCGACAAAAGCAGCCAGAGAAATTCTTTCCCGGCGCCGCTCCCGAACAAGACCAACCCAGTGCAGAAACAGGGCCGCAGAAAAAAGCAACACCATTGTCCCCGCGGCTTTGCGCTGACCTTTGCCGGTTGCCGCCAGCCAGGCCAGGCTCAGGAGTAAACCACCGAGAAAAAGGGTTTCATAACCAGTCAATTCCGACAGATAGCAACGACCTGAAGGCAGGTTTTCATGCAGCCGGAGAAGAACGGTCAGCATAAGTTTCAAAAACAAACCCAAAAGAGGCAACACCTGCGCCAGCAAAGCCGGAAAACCGACCAAAAAAAGACAGAGCATCCCCAAAGGCAAAATCAGCAGGGAAAACAGCGGCACCAGCACAAGATTTACCGGCAGCGCATACAGCGAAAGAAAATGTACCTGATTAACCAGCAATGGTGCGGTGGCCAGACTGATCGCCAACGATGAAAAGCCCAGAGAAAAGCAGCTTAGTAAACCGTTTTCCCAGTTTGGCGGCAGATACCGCCGGCAAAAGCCCGAGAACATGGAACTCCAGCAGCGACGGCTTTGCGGAAGTGACCATAAAAGAGCCGCCACGGCAATGAAGGAAAGTTGGAAGGAGAGCTCGAAAAGAGCCTGCGGCCAGCAGAAAAGAATAACTATAGCCGCCCCGATAAGAGCCGAAAAAGGATCTCGCAGACGTCGGCTAAGCAGGGCCGCGAGAAAAAAACCAGCCATGATCCCAGCTCGCATCACCGGCAGATGCAAACCCGTGAGCAAGAGATAGAACGGTATAAAAAGAAGGGTCAGCCCGGCCGCCCCGTTAAGGGTTCCGATCATCGGCGCCCACCTGCCCCCTAAGGACAACAAGGCTTTGCCCAGAAAAAAAACCAGGCCGACGACAATCCCAAGATGGAGACCGGAGATAGCAAAAAGATGAAAAACACCAAAATCCAGAAAGAGATGCCTGACCTTGTCCGGCAGGCGGTCACGACAACCGATCAGGACGGCCAGCATGATTCCAACCTCCGCATTATCACCACCGGCGGTCAGAAAAGCCCGATAGAAAAAGCGCCTGATACGGTCAACACGACCAAGAATCCCGGAGAAACGAGCCACCAGAAACAGATCTTCGAAACTTTCCAGGCGACCCCCGGCCACCACTCCGGAAACTCCGGAATTCTGAATTCTTTTGAGAAAAGGATGGCGGGGACCCGCCAATGACTTCAGTTCAACCTCGGCACTGATCAGATCACCGACCAGAGGCAGACGCGGGTCATCATAGGCCGAAATCGGCAGAAAGAGTTCAACTTCACCTCGCCCCGCAAGACGGCCCTGCAAGGGTTCGAGACAAAGTCGCCAGCCGGATTGAAGGCTTTGCGGAAAGGCGACCACGCGCCCGAAGAGTCTTTCGAAGGCTGGAGATTGCGCCAGCTGAACCTGAACTGAATTAAAATCCCTCCGCCGCCGTTCTAATTTGCCAAAAACCATTCCTCCCAGAAGCAGGGAGAACAAAAACAACAGCAGAAAGGAGCGAAAACAAAATTCAACCCGCAACCGGAACAAAAAATAACCATAGACGACAAACAGAGCTACCGGAAGCAGAAGAAGCGTGGTCGTCTCGGTCCCCCGGCAAACAGTCAACCAGATTACGGCAAGCAAAGTCAGCAGCGGCAAAAACAACGGCCGATAGACGATCTCGCGCGCCGGATTTTGCATCAATCACCAGATCAACTAACTATTTTATCAAGTTTTTCAACCAGCTGTCGGGCTTCAGGAGAAAGTTTTTTAGGCATAACGATTTTTAATTCAACAATTTGATCACCCGCCTCGCCATCCGCCATCTGCACCCCCTTGCCCCGCAAGCGCATTTTCTGCCCGTTCTGCACCCCCTCGCGCAGGCTCAACATGGCTTTGCCGGTAAAGGTCGGCACTTCGATGCGACCGCCAAGTAAAGCCATAGTCAGAGGCACCTCAACCTGACAAAGAAGATCCCGTCCCAGGAGCGAAAAAACCGGGTGCGGTCTGACCTTGACCGTCAGGATTAAATCACCAGCCGGACCGTTGTTGACCCCGGAATGTCCCTTTCCCTTAAGACGCAGACGACTGTCGTTAACGGTTCCGGGCGGAATCCTGACATTAACCTGCTGACCGTCAATCCTTAATTTGAGCTCCGTGCCCTGAACCGCTTCAGAGAAATCAATTTCGACCTGACGTTTGACATTGGCCCCACGTCGAGGTTCGGGATGTCCATGGAAGCCGCCCCCTCCACCAAAAAGATTGGCAAAGATATCCGAAGGGTCGCCCTGACCGCCTCGGGGATCGCCACTGCGGAAAGTAAAATTCCGCGCTCCCGCAGCGCCTGCGCCGCCAAAAAGATCGCTGAAATCAAAACCGCCGGCCCGAGCCCCGCTGAAACCGCCGCCCGCCTGTTGAAATGACTCACCAAAGGTATCGTAATCCTTCCTCTTTTTGGGATCACTCAAAACTTCGTAGGCTTCATTGACCTCTTTGAATTTTTTTTCGGCTTCCTTATCATCGTGCTTAAGATCAGGGTGATACAGCCGGGCTTTGGCTCGAAAAGCC contains:
- a CDS encoding histidine--tRNA ligase, with product MKKLHIKTVKGFNEVLPPDSFGWRAVENKFRNLLEGYGFAELRLAFLEPTELFARS
- a CDS encoding J domain-containing protein; translation: MAGKDYYKILGIDKTASEDQIKKAFRAKARLYHPDLKHDDKEAEKKFKEVNEAYEVLSDPKKRKDYDTFGESFQQAGGGFSGARAGGFDFSDLFGGAGAAGARNFTFRSGDPRGGQGDPSDIFANLFGGGGGFHGHPEPRRGANVKRQVEIDFSEAVQGTELKLRIDGQQVNVRIPPGTVNDSRLRLKGKGHSGVNNGPAGDLILTVKVRPHPVFSLLGRDLLCQVEVPLTMALLGGRIEVPTFTGKAMLSLREGVQNGQKMRLRGKGVQMADGEAGDQIVELKIVMPKKLSPEARQLVEKLDKIVS